In the genome of Acidimicrobiales bacterium, the window CGTCGTCGCGCCGCTTCTTGAAGTGCGTCTGGCCGATACCGACGACGGCACAGCGTTCGCCCATCACTCACCCTCCAGGAGGCAAACCAGGTTCTGTTGGAGCAGCGGACCGCTCGTCGCGTGTGCGAGTGCGGTGCGGGCTGAACCGTCGATGATTCGGGCGGCGGCCTCGATGATGCGGATCAGCCCGACAGCCATGATCGGGTTGCCTGCGAGAGGGCCGCCGGAAGGGTTCACGTTGGCGCCGGCGCCCAACCCGAGGGCGTCGCGCAGGATCACCTCCTGCGGGCTGAACGTGGAGGACACCTCGACTACGTCCAACGGTCCGCCGTCGTACCCCGCCTTGCGGGCGGCGAGCGTCGTCGAAGCCGACGACGTGATGTCGCGCATGCCCGGCTGGTGGGGTTCGATCCGGTGGTCGATGCCGCTGATCCACGCCGGGCGCTCGCACAGCGCTCGCGCCCGGTCTCCTCGGGCGAGCACTACCGCGACGGCGCCGTCTGAGATCGGCGGCACGTCGTGCCTGCGCAGGGGAGCGCGGAAGTACGGTTCTTCCAGGAGGGACTCGACGTCGAACTCCCCGGCCAGCTGCGCGTTCGGGTTGCCGAGAGCGTTGTGCCGGCTGCCGGAGACCACCTCTGCGAAATCCCGCTCTGTCGCCTTTCCCGCGTCGATCAACGCCCTCCCCTGTATGGCGGCGAGTGACACCGGGTCCACGCCGAGCGGGGCCAGGTAGTACGGGTCGAGCTGCTGGGCCCAGACCTCTGCGGGGTTGGACGGAGACGATTTGCCGGACCCGAACGCCAGCGCGACGTCGATGTCACCCTCGAGCAGGCGCATCCAGGCCTCGTACATCGCCCAGGCTCCGTCCGCCTCGACGTGCGACTCGGAGATCGGGGGCCACGCGCCGGCGGCCTCGAGGTTGCTGACGAACGCAAACGGCCCGCCCGTCAGGTAGTCGCAGCTCCCCGCGCACGTGAAGCCGATCTCGCGCCGGTCCATCCCCGCCATCTCTATCGCCGCGGACACCGTCGGGACGAGGAGCTGTACCTCGCTCAGGTCGGCGTCGCGGACCGAGGGTGTCTGGGCGTAGCCGACAATTGCGATGTCGCTGCCGGGCATCAGAAGATGTGCTCCTTGTAGATGTCTTCGGAGGCGTCGGGCTCACCCGTGGCTTCGAAGGCCGATACCACCGAGCCGATACCGCCCCAACCGCGGTTGGATATCCCCTCGGCGCTGCGCTCCTCCTTGGGTTTCCACACGGCTCTGACCCGCAGGCCCATCCGTAGCTCTTCGTGGGGGATGCCGATGATGTCCTGCCCGTTCAAGGGCGTATCCGCACCGTCGAGCAAGACCGAGGCGTACACAAAAGGATCGGTGGCCTTCTGCCCGTAGTACGCGACGGGTGTGATAATCGTGAAACCGGTGACGGTGCCCTTGTCGACGACTTCGACCTCGTCCGCCTCGCTGGTGGCGACGACGCACAGCGGGCAGTAACCCTTCGACGGCACGTAGACCCTGCCGCACGACGGGCACTTGTGCCCGACGAATCGCCCTTCGAGGAGCATGTCGACGAAGCGGTTCAGGTTGGGGGTCAGGCGTTCCCGGTAGGTGAGGGAGACGAGGTGCTCCATCACCAGGTTTTCCTTCGGGGTCGCAGTATCGCTGCTCATCGCTTCTCCGGCTCCCACGCCTCGAGATCGGTGATCAGCCCCTTCGGTTCGCTCGCGAACCGTGCAGCGACACGCATCCCGCTCGACATCGTCTCGATGCTCCCCGCGTCGACCGCCGACACGATCGCGGTGTCTGCGCCGTCGGGCCGCACGAGCGCGAACGCGAACGGGTGCTGGAGGGGATGCTTCGGTGTCGGGTCGTCCACCCACGCCCACGACTCCACCGTCCCGCCCGGCCCGACCGGGACTAGCTCGGTCCCGAGCGACTCTCCGGTCTGTGGGTCGTACTCCATCGGTGGAACCAGAACCCGCCCGTCGGCGCCCCGGATGCCGAGCAACCGGCCTTCTCGAAGGCCGGCGATGAACGCTCCCATCACGGGTCCGAGCGTCCGGCTGTAGGGAAACTCGAGCTTGGTCTCGCTCGTCCTCGTGCTGGTCTCGGTCACCCCGAAATAAGAACACATTCTAGTTCTGGGGGCAAGGGAGGTATGGTTGCGCGATGAAACTCGGTCTGCAGCTCGGTTACTGGCAGGCGCAGCCGCCGGCCGGCGCGTTGGAGAAGGTGCTCGAAGCCGAGAAGCTGGGATTCGACATCGTCTTCACTGCGGAGGCGTGGGGTTCGGATGCCTTCAGTCCCCTGGCATGGTGGGGTGCTTCCACCTCGCGCATCCGCCTGGGCACCTCGATCGTCCAGATCTCCGCGAGGACTCCCGCTTCGACGGCGATGCACGCGCTGACCATCGACCACCTGTCCGGGGGCCGCCTGAGCCTGGGGCTCGGACTGTCCGGCCCGCAGGTCGTGGAGGGCTGGTACGGCCAGCCGTTCTCCAAGCCGCTCGCGCGGACGCGCGAGTACGTGTCGATCATCCGCCAGGTGCTTGCCCGCGAAGCTCCGGTGAGCAACCCCGGTCCGCACTACCCACTGCCCTACGACGGCCCGGGCGCGCTCGGTCTCGGCAAGCCCTTGAAGCCGATCACCCACCCGTTGCGGGCCGACGTCCCGATTCTGCTCGGATCCGAGGGTCCCAAGAACGTGGCGATGACCGCGGAGATCGCAGACGGGTGGCTTCCCATCTACTACTCGCCGAAGGCTGCCTCGATGTACCGCAGTTGGCTCGACGAGGGGTTCGCCCGGCCCGGCGCACGGCGCACGGCGGCCGATTTCGAGATCGCCTCCAACTGCAACGTGGTCGTCACCGACGACCGGGACGCTGTCCTGGAGACGATGAAACCGATCCTCGGCTTCTACATCGGCGGCATGGGTGCCAAGGAGATGAACTTCCACAAGAACGTCTTCGCGCGCATGGGCTACGAAAAGGAAGCCGACGAGATCCAGGACCTGTTCTTCGAGGGCAAGCGCGAGGAAGCCATCGCAGCCGTCCCTCTCCAGATGGTTGCCGACATATCGCTGGTCGGGACCCGTGA includes:
- a CDS encoding LLM class F420-dependent oxidoreductase; this encodes MKLGLQLGYWQAQPPAGALEKVLEAEKLGFDIVFTAEAWGSDAFSPLAWWGASTSRIRLGTSIVQISARTPASTAMHALTIDHLSGGRLSLGLGLSGPQVVEGWYGQPFSKPLARTREYVSIIRQVLAREAPVSNPGPHYPLPYDGPGALGLGKPLKPITHPLRADVPILLGSEGPKNVAMTAEIADGWLPIYYSPKAASMYRSWLDEGFARPGARRTAADFEIASNCNVVVTDDRDAVLETMKPILGFYIGGMGAKEMNFHKNVFARMGYEKEADEIQDLFFEGKREEAIAAVPLQMVADISLVGTREQIRDELSMWEEAGVTTLVVGARSLQEMREVADVILG
- a CDS encoding Zn-ribbon domain-containing OB-fold protein, translating into MSSDTATPKENLVMEHLVSLTYRERLTPNLNRFVDMLLEGRFVGHKCPSCGRVYVPSKGYCPLCVVATSEADEVEVVDKGTVTGFTIITPVAYYGQKATDPFVYASVLLDGADTPLNGQDIIGIPHEELRMGLRVRAVWKPKEERSAEGISNRGWGGIGSVVSAFEATGEPDASEDIYKEHIF
- a CDS encoding OB-fold domain-containing protein, which encodes MTETSTRTSETKLEFPYSRTLGPVMGAFIAGLREGRLLGIRGADGRVLVPPMEYDPQTGESLGTELVPVGPGGTVESWAWVDDPTPKHPLQHPFAFALVRPDGADTAIVSAVDAGSIETMSSGMRVAARFASEPKGLITDLEAWEPEKR
- a CDS encoding lipid-transfer protein is translated as MPGSDIAIVGYAQTPSVRDADLSEVQLLVPTVSAAIEMAGMDRREIGFTCAGSCDYLTGGPFAFVSNLEAAGAWPPISESHVEADGAWAMYEAWMRLLEGDIDVALAFGSGKSSPSNPAEVWAQQLDPYYLAPLGVDPVSLAAIQGRALIDAGKATERDFAEVVSGSRHNALGNPNAQLAGEFDVESLLEEPYFRAPLRRHDVPPISDGAVAVVLARGDRARALCERPAWISGIDHRIEPHQPGMRDITSSASTTLAARKAGYDGGPLDVVEVSSTFSPQEVILRDALGLGAGANVNPSGGPLAGNPIMAVGLIRIIEAAARIIDGSARTALAHATSGPLLQQNLVCLLEGE